Part of the Rhipicephalus sanguineus isolate Rsan-2018 chromosome 5, BIME_Rsan_1.4, whole genome shotgun sequence genome is shown below.
TACAAGGACATGGCGGCGCTCGCCGTGCGTCCACCCGATGTCGTGACGCGTGTGAGCGAATACGTTCCCGAGATCGTCGACTACGTCGTGAAGATCATCGACCGCGGGTTTGCCTACGTCTCCAACGGCTCGGTGTACTTCGACACCGCTCGCTTCGATGCCGACCCGGGGCATTTCTACGCGAAGCTTGTGCCCGAGGCTTACGGCGACCAGAAGGCGCTGAAGGAAGGCGAAGGTGCGCTCACGGTGGCCGGAGACGACGAGAAGAGGAGTGCGAACGACTTCGCGCTCTGGAAAGCTTCCAAACCGGGCGAACCGGCGTGGCAGTCGCCCTGGGGCCCCGGGAGGCCCGGCTGGCACATCGAGTGTTCAGTGATGGCAGGTAGCCTGCTGGGTTCATCGCTGGACATCCACACCGGCGGATACGACCTCAAGTTTCCGCACCACGACAACGAGCTGGCCCAGGCGGAAGCTTACTTTGGCAACGACCATTGGGTTCGTTACTTTCTGCATTCGGGGCACCTGACCATCGCCGGCTGCAAGATGTCCAAGTCACTCAAAAATTTCGTCAGCATCCGCGACGCCTTGAGTCGACACTCGGCGCGAAGGCTGCGCATGGCGTTTCTACTTCATTCGTGGAAGGATACGCTGGACTACAGTGAGAACACGATGGACATGGCCTCGCAGTGGGAGAAAGTGTTCAGCGAGTTCTTTTTGAACATCAAGGATCTTCTGCGAGGTGCTCCGGGAGCCGACAGCGTTGGTGCTTTTGTGAAGTGGTCAGAGGACGAAATGGCGCTCAACACCAAGTTCCTCGATGCCAAGGATGAGGTGCACGCGGCCTTGTGTGACAACATTGACACCAGGACTGCGCTGGAAGCCCTCCGTGCGGCTGTGACCGCCTGCAACGTGTACATCAGGAGCAAACTGGAATCAAAAAGATCCCCAGACGTCACGTTGCTTCGCAACGTTGCAGGATATGTTACGTACATCTTGCAAGTGTTTGGAGTCGCTAACGAAACTGTGGCTCCTACGATTGGATTTGGAGCAGGCGACAGCAAAGCATCGAATGTCCCTCACGAAGAGCTCTTGCAGCCTTACCTCGAAGTtctgtcggcctttcggcagaaTGTGCGTAGTATTGCGAAGAAATTTACTGGCTCGAATGAAGCCGACGAAGTTCTTAAGTGGTGTGACCATCTTAGGGACAGCATGCTGCCTGAATTGGGAGTGCGCTTGGAAGACCGTGAGGATGAGAATGGAGGCTTGACATCGGTCATCAAGGTTGTTGGTAGGGAAGCCATCCTggcagagagagaagaaaggaggaggaaggaagagaagaaaagggaagagaaggaaaggagaaagagggAAATGGAACTCAAGCAAGCAGAAAGAGACATGCAACGTGCCATCAACCCAAAGGAGATGTTCCTGAAAGAAACAGACAAGTACAGTCTGTTTGACCCAGACACTGGCTTGCCTACGCATGATGTGGAAGGGAAAGAGTTGAGCAAAGGGCAACTCAAAAAGGTGAAAAAGCTGCAGGAAGCACAAGAGAAGAAGTACGACAAGTACCTTGCTGAGGTGAAGGAATCTGTTGGTTAGAGCACTGCGAAATCCTATAAGAAAATACATGCCATAGATGCTTTCAAATTTGTGTGTCATCAGATTGGGTACTTGCGTATGATGTTTAGATATATATTATGACATTGAAGAAAAGcctcagttttgcgtgtgtgacTTATTGCAGTATATGCTTCTTGGTATAATCTGAAATAATATTAATGATGACAAAGGTGTGCTTCAATTTCATACTTGAAAGTAAATGATAAGACATGTTCAGCTCTGTGAGGTTATCAAGTAATGGAGCTGTTGTTTCCTTTATGCTGAGAGCATGTTGCACAGGATACCATTTCTTGGAGCTTTATAACGCACAAGCTCGTATGAGTCGCTTCACTGGTGTGTACGACTGCATTTGCTGTACAGCTGTAAATGTTCCTTTCTTGAACAATGCGTTAATGAGCAACAACCATTGCTCTCATCCTTTCATTGCCATGTGCTCATCAggcttgtatttctttcttttgtttttgagcATTTAAATAAATTTGGTGATAATGATATGTCTGTGGCGACATAGATTGTGCTTGTGAAACGATTGCACGGCCATGAGAGGGTGTAACAGTCCGAGTCCGTGTGAAAGAACAAGTGTTGAGTGTGATGTAGACATGGAACTGACAGCTCTGAGACAGACCGGATCCTCACTCTTGAAAATGTCTGCCGCAATTCATCGCGAGATCGTGCTACAGGCGGCAGCACCGTGTGGGCaggcggtgctgccacctgtagcccgaccTCGCAGTGAATTGTGGCAGACGTTTTCAAGAGTGAGGATCTGGGgagctattttgtaagcgttctgtcacagaacagaGGCAGTCCGTTCTATCGGGCCATAtggtggaggctcgtttgacggtcaagacgtgagaataggcaAGAACGGTCTCCGGCTCTGTTCTATTGATAGAAAGGATACacaacggtctccggacgactagGATTGGATTAAAATTCGATTCTCCGGCCCCAAcgcttacgtttcgatccaatccaagtcgtccggagaccactctgtatccgttctatcgatagaacggagcCGGAGACTGTTCTATGACTGCTCTTGCCTATTCTCACGTCTTAACCATCAAACGAGCCTCCATCACTCACGTGCGTAGAAGGACTGACAatcgggcaagttggtacggattcatacCACTGAAACAGCGCCACAAGGGAAGACTAATGCACACGAGAAAGATTAcacgaaacacaagcgccgactctcaACTGGACTTTTATTCACATGTGCAGAACATAAATATATACCCACGCGTGGCCTCACACAGATAACAAACCCGTACATAAACGTATGAAAACCAgagtaaacaaacaacaaaaacaagacTATATCTAGCCATTGAAGTATAAGATTTCTGTGTTCTGCAATGCTACAGACGGGAAGCTGATGCATGACTCTTTTTCCTTTTGTATGTGCCAAGCCTCGATAATCTCTCGAGTTGTCTGGTTATGATGCCGTGGCACTATGCGAGTTTCACTGAACTGGGGTTTACATCCACACTGCTGACAATGCGCCGCCATATGCGATAGGCCATCGCTACGTACACCTGAATCATGTTCTCTTATCCTAACGTTAGCACACCTTCCTGTCTGGCCTATGTATGCGGCGGCACATGACAGGGGGATTCGGTAAACTACACCAGTGGCACACTCGATTGCTTGAGACCGGTGTTTCACACCACAGCCTATACTCTTCTTTGCTTTTTTCATTTCTGCATTTTTGTTTACACGACGGCATATTCCTCCTAATTCATTGGGCACCGAAAAAACCACATCCACGTCATATCTGCCAGCTACGTTTTTTAGTCCATGCGATAGCGCATGAATATATGGCACGACTGCGGAATTGTTTGCTTTTTCAACAGATACTTCTTGAACTGCCCAGCCTGTTTCCGACTTGATCTCTCGGATCACTTTTTCGCATGCCCTAGTCACCACATGATCAGGGAAACCCGCGCTTCTTATTCTGTCTGCTTGTCATGTCACACTTTCATCCTATGAGGACACGTCTTGTTCACAGCTTAATAAGGCGGAGGCAGCTCTACCACTTTCTTCTACTTTAATacacccccccccttccactgcaGCGCATTCGGCGCATTTGAAAGTGGAATAAACatggtttcattcattcattcattgttcacAGCTGAGCGTAGACACGAAAGTAGTAAAGGATGGTATAGCTGTTTCGTGTCTACGCTCAGCTGTGAAACCAGTgttgcgtcaacaatcgtgagcaaaacaaccaacatggccgcatccagTCCGTTTCATATGTGACCTAGTCGCTTTGTCATCGTGCGTTCAC
Proteins encoded:
- the LOC119394513 gene encoding cysteine--tRNA ligase, cytoplasmic, with the translated sequence MADSKGSKRSQPPWKAPDNSSAPQLRLYNSLTRSKEVFVPQNANRVLWYSCGPTVYDASHMGHARSYISFDILRRVLTDYFGYNVFYVMNITDIDDKIIKRARQDHLFASYRSNLERSPGTLLSDVKEAVERYRAKLDQEDDPDKRVMCSRLLDQSLQALDVFEKASGDGGREALLDSAKDPVSEWLDSKMGSTVSDHSIFAKLAKHWEEEFYKDMAALAVRPPDVVTRVSEYVPEIVDYVVKIIDRGFAYVSNGSVYFDTARFDADPGHFYAKLVPEAYGDQKALKEGEGALTVAGDDEKRSANDFALWKASKPGEPAWQSPWGPGRPGWHIECSVMAGSLLGSSLDIHTGGYDLKFPHHDNELAQAEAYFGNDHWVRYFLHSGHLTIAGCKMSKSLKNFVSIRDALSRHSARRLRMAFLLHSWKDTLDYSENTMDMASQWEKVFSEFFLNIKDLLRGAPGADSVGAFVKWSEDEMALNTKFLDAKDEVHAALCDNIDTRTALEALRAAVTACNVYIRSKLESKRSPDVTLLRNVAGYVTYILQVFGVANETVAPTIGFGAGDSKASNVPHEELLQPYLEVLSAFRQNVRSIAKKFTGSNEADEVLKWCDHLRDSMLPELGVRLEDREDENGGLTSVIKVVGREAILAEREERRRKEEKKREEKERRKREMELKQAERDMQRAINPKEMFLKETDKYSLFDPDTGLPTHDVEGKELSKGQLKKVKKLQEAQEKKYDKYLAEVKESVG